One part of the Ursus arctos isolate Adak ecotype North America unplaced genomic scaffold, UrsArc2.0 scaffold_16, whole genome shotgun sequence genome encodes these proteins:
- the BPIFA1 gene encoding BPI fold-containing family A member 1, whose translation MFQIGGLIVFCRLLAQTTALLNAQPLPLDQTLLLEGTPAQDPSPTDLAGSLTDALSNGLLSEGLLGILENLPLLNILKTGGGTSAGLLGGLLGKVTSVVPLLNNIIDVKITNPQLLELGLVQSPDGHRLYATIPLGITLNVNTPLAGHLLKLAVKLNITAEILAVKNEQGKIHLVLGDCTHSPGRLQISLLNGLAPLPVQSLVNSLSSVLNDVLPELVQAEVCPLVNEVLSQLDVTLVHSIADLLIHGLEFVIEV comes from the exons ATGTTTCAAATTGGGGGCCTCATTGTCTTCTGCAGGCTGCTGGCCCAGACCACAGCCCTGCTGAACGCCCAGCCCTTGCCCCTGGACCAGACCCTGCTTTTGGAGGggactccagcccaggacccaAGTCCCACAGATCTTGCTGGAAGCTTAACGGATG CCCTCAGCAATGGCCTGCTCTCTGAGGGTCTGCTGGGCATTCTCGAAAACCTTCCACTCTTGAACATCCTGAAGACTGGAGGAGGCACTTCTGCTGGCCTGCTTGGGGGCCTGCTTGGGAAAGTGACTTCAGTGGTCCCTCTCCTGAACAATATTATTGA TGTGAAGATCACTAATCCCCAGCTGCTGGAACTAGGCCTTGTGCAGAGCCCCGATGGTCATCGTCTCTATGCCACCATCCCTCTGGGCATAACCCTCAATGTGAATAC GCCCCTGGCCGGACATCTGTTAAAGCTGGCTGTGAAGCTAAACATCACTGCCGAAATTCTAGCTGTGAAAAATGAACAGGGGAAGATTCACCTGGTTCTTGGTGACTGCACTCACTCCCCTGGGAGGCTGCAAATCTCTCTGCTTAATGG ACTTGCTCCCCTCCCTGTTCAAAGCCTTGTCAACAGTCTCAGCAGCGTCTTAAACGATGTCCTTCCTGAGCTGGTACAGGCCGAG GTCTGCCCTCTGGTCAATGAGGTTCTCAGCCAGCTGGACGTCACCTTGGTGCATTCCATTGCTG ACTTACTGATCCATGGGCTGGAATTTGTCATTGAGGTCTAA